The DNA sequence GCGACCTGCGACGAACGTACGGCGCAGGCGCTCCGCCGGTTCTACGAGATGCGGGTGGCGGAGTGGGCGCCGTGCGTGCAACAGGGCGTCGCCCGGCGGGAGTTGCCCGAGGGGACGGACCCGGAGGCGGTCGTACGGGCGGTGTCGGCACCCCTCTACTACCAGTTGCTGACGACCGGGGTCATCCCCGACGCCCCCGCCGCGGAGCGCGCGGCGCGGGCCGCGCATGCGGCTGCCGTGGCGGGGGTGTACGCCGGTTAGGGCAGGGCCTCCCCGGGCAGCAGCGCCGCCAGCACCCGCGCCGCCCGTTCCACCTCCGCGAACCCCACGTACAGCGGCGTGAATCCGAACCGCAGCACATCGGGGTGCCGGAAGTCGCCCACGACCCCTCGCTCGATCAGCCGCCGCATGACCTCCCCGGCGTTCTCGCACCGCAGGGCCACCTGGCTGCCGCGTTCGTCATGGGCCACCGGGGTCAGCGACTCGACGCGCCCCTGCCCCACATACGCCCCGACGCACTCCAGGAAGAAGTCCGTCAGCGCCAGCGACTTGGCCCGCACCGCCTCGACCGTCACACCGTCCCAGACCTCCAGGGCCGCCTCCAGGGCGAGCATGGAGAGGATGTCCGGCGTGCCGACCCGGCCGCGCAGGGCGCCGGAGGCCGGCTCGTAGGCGGGACGCATCCCGAAGGGCTCGGCGTGCGAGTTCCAGCCGGGGAGCGGGGAGTCGAAGCGGTCCTGGAGATCGTGGCGTACGTACAGGTACGCCGGTGAACCCGGGCCGCCGTTCAGGTACTTGTACGTGCAGCCCACCGCCAGGTCGACCCCGTGCTCGTCGAGTCCGACGGGCAGCGCGCCCGCGCTGTGGCACAGGTCCCACACGGCGATCGCGCCCGCCGCGTGCACGGCGGCGGTGAGGGCCGGCAGGTCGTGCAGCCGGCCCGTGCGGTAGTCGACGTGGTTGAGGAGGACTGCGGCGGTACGGCCGGACAGGGCCGCCGGCACCTCGGCGGGCGTCACCGGCCGTAGCGTACGGCCGGTCATCCGGGCCGCCGACTCGGCGATGTAGCCGTCCGTGGGGAAGGTTGTCGCGTCGACCAGGATCTCGTCCCGGCCGGGACCGGCGGACTCCGCCATCCGCACGGCGGCCACAAGTGCCTTGAAGACGTTGACACTTGTCGAGTCGCCGACCACGATCTGGCCCGGCGCCGCGCCGACCAGCGGGGCGATCCGGTCGCCGATCCGCTCCGGCGAGGTCCACCAGCCGCTCTCGTCCCAGGAGCGGATGCGCATCCGCCCCCACTGCCGCAGTACGACGTCCTCGACCCGTCCCGGCACGTTCGCCGGCAGGGCGCCCAGCGAGTTGCCGTCGAGGTAGACGACCTCGTCGAGCACGAACTCCGCCCGCTTGCCCGCGAGTTCGTCGGTAGCGTCGAGCTTCTCGGCCTTGGCGGCGAGTTCGGCGAACTCAGACATGGGACCTCGCCGTCCACAGCTCCGGGAAGACGTTCTTCTGCGCCCGCTTCTCCAGCCAGGCCACGCCGGCCGAACCGCCCGTGCCCGCCTTGGCGCCCATCGCGCGGCGGGTGGCGACCAGGTGGTCGTTGCGCCAGCGCCACACCAGTTCGGCAACATCTGTCAGTGCCTCGCCCAGGCGGGCGAGCTCGGAGTTCTGGTCGCCGGCGTAGATCGCGGTCCAGGCCGCCTCGACCGCGGGCGAGGGCTCGTACTTCTGGGACACGTCACGCTTCAGGACGGCTTGCGGGATCGCGCAGCCGTGCCGGGCGAGGAAGCGCAGCACCTCGTCGTAGAGGCTCGGCTCGTGCAGCGCCTTCTCCAGTTCCGCGTGGACGCGGGGGGCGCCGCGGTGCGGGACCAGCATGGACGCGGACTTCTCGGCGAGCAGGAACTCCATCCGGCGGTACATCGCCGACTGGAAGCCGGAGCCCTCGCCGAGGGCGCTGCGGTACGAGTTGAACTGGGCCGGCGTGAGCTGGCCGAGCGGCTTCCAGGAGGAGTTCAGGGCGTCCAGTTCCCGCACCGAACGCTTCAGGGCGTCGATCGCCACGGCCGGGCGGTCCTCGCGCAGGGCGCGCGCCGCGGTCTCCCACTCGTGGACGATGACGGTGAACCACAGCTCCATGACCTGGGTCGTGACCAGGAAGACCATCTCTCCGGGGTCGTCGGAGAGGGTGTGCTGGAGGTGGGTGAGCACGTCCGCCTTGACGTAGTCCTCGTACGGCGTCGTGCCCGCGAAGTCGAGATTCGGGGTCTCGGGCTCTTGAGTCTCCGGGGATGTCTCCGCGGACCGGTGAGCCTGCTGGGACATTGCTGTCTCCTGTGTAACTTCGGGTAGCGGTCCGCCCTGCCGTTATCGACAAAGGGGCCCCGGTCCCCACCCGGCATCCTCAGGGATGTCCCCCCGCATCGCAAGGCCCGCCCTCGTCACACCGGCGGGCCCCACGACGGGGGAGGCGCGGCGGCTAGCCCAGGGTCTGGGCCGCCGTCGGCGAGGAGTCCTTCAGGAACTGTGAGCAGCGCTCGTACTCCTCCTGCTCGCCGATCGTCCCAGCGGCGCGGGCGAGGGCGTGCAGGGCGCGCAGGAAGCCGCGGTTCGGCTCGTGCTCCCAGGGGACCGGGCCGTGCCCCTTCCAGCCGCTGCGGCGCAGGGCGTCCAGGCCGCGGTGATAGCCCGTACGGGCGTAGGCGTACGACTCCACGACGCTGCCGCGCTCGAAGGCCTCGTCGGCCAGCTGGGCCCAGGCCAGGGAGGAGGTGGGGTACTTCGCTGCGACGTCCGCGGGGGCGGTGCCGCCGGCGAGGAGCTCGCGCGGCTCGGGGTCGTCGGGGAGGTGGGTCGGGGGCGGGCCCCCGAGAAGGTTTTCGTGAATGGCCATGGGTTCAAGTGTGGGCCATCGCCGGGGCCGGTGGGTGCCGTGTCTCGCGCCCCCGCCGCCGGGATGCCTGGACCGGCGCCTAGCCCTCCCCCTCCCCCGCCAACCGGGACCTGCTCCGCACCCCCTCCAGCGGCGGCGAAGTGATCGAGCCGTGGTGGAGGCATTCCGGTTTGCGGCAGTCCGGGGGCAGGGTGCGTACCGTCGCGAAGGCGATGGCCGAGCCGACGACCAGGGTCCCGGCACACCACAGCATCGCCCGTCCGAACGCGCTGTCGAAGGCGTCCGGCGACCGGTACGCCTCCTCGCTCATGCCGGCGAGCAGTGGCAGTGCGGCCACCGCGATCAGGCCCGCCGCTCGGGCCGCCGCGTTGTTGATGCCGCTGGCCAGGCCCGCGCGGGCGACGTTCACGGAGGCGAGGACGGTGGCGGTCAGCGGCGCGACCAGGGTGACCAGGCCGAGGCCGAAGACGAAAACGGCGGGCAGTACGTCGGCGACGTACGAGGCGTCCGGGCCGACGCGCAGCATCAGCAGCAGGCCGGCCGCACTCACCAGTGGCCCGACGGTGAGCGGGATGCGCGGCCCGATCTTGTCGGCCAGAGCGCCGGACCGGGCGGAGAACAGCAGCATCAGCACCGTGGTCGGCAGCAGTGCCGTACCGGCCTGCAGGGCCGAGTAGCCGGAGACGACCTGGAGCTGGAGAGCGGCCAGGAAGAAGAAGCCGCCGAGGGCCGCGTAGACGCACACGGTGACCAGGTTGACCGCGGTGAACTGACGGGACGCGAAGATGTCGAGCGGCATCATCGGGTCGGGCCGCCGTTTCTCGACGTACAGGAAGGCGATCCCGGCGGCGACGCCCGCGACCGCGGTGACGGCGATGACCAGGGACCCGTCACGGGCCTCGATCAGCGCGTACGTCACCAGCGCGAGGGACAGCGCTCCGAGGGCCGCGCCGAGCACGTCGAAGCGGCCGTGCTTGGACTCGCCGCCGGACTCGGGGACGTGGCGCAGGGCGATGGGGACGCACAGCAGCGCCAGCGGGACGTTGAGCAGGAAGACCCAGCGCCAGCCCGGGCCGTCGACCAGCCAGCCGCCCAGGAACGGGCCGATGGCCGCACCGATACCGCCGAAACCGGACCACAGGCCCACCGCCCGGGCCCGGTCGTCGGGGTGGAAGGACGCCTGGATCAGTGCGAGGGAGCCGGGTGTGAGAAGCGCGCCCCCGATGCCTTGAAAGGTCCGCGCGGCGATGAGGAACCCGGCGTTCGGGGCGAGCCCGCACAGCAGCGAGGCCGCGGCGAACCAGACGACGCCGATGACGAAGATCTTGCGGCGGCCGTAGCGGTCGCCCAGGGAACCGCCGAGGAGGATCAGACCGGCGAGGGCGAGGGTGTACGCGTTGACCGTCCACTGGAGGGCGGACAGGTTCGCGTCCAGGTCCTCGCCGATCCGGGGGAGGGCGACGTTGACGACGGTCGAGTCCAGCATCGCCATGCTTGAGCCGAGGACCGTGG is a window from the Streptomyces sp. NBC_00299 genome containing:
- the kynU gene encoding kynureninase, whose protein sequence is MSEFAELAAKAEKLDATDELAGKRAEFVLDEVVYLDGNSLGALPANVPGRVEDVVLRQWGRMRIRSWDESGWWTSPERIGDRIAPLVGAAPGQIVVGDSTSVNVFKALVAAVRMAESAGPGRDEILVDATTFPTDGYIAESAARMTGRTLRPVTPAEVPAALSGRTAAVLLNHVDYRTGRLHDLPALTAAVHAAGAIAVWDLCHSAGALPVGLDEHGVDLAVGCTYKYLNGGPGSPAYLYVRHDLQDRFDSPLPGWNSHAEPFGMRPAYEPASGALRGRVGTPDILSMLALEAALEVWDGVTVEAVRAKSLALTDFFLECVGAYVGQGRVESLTPVAHDERGSQVALRCENAGEVMRRLIERGVVGDFRHPDVLRFGFTPLYVGFAEVERAARVLAALLPGEALP
- a CDS encoding tryptophan 2,3-dioxygenase family protein, which produces MSQQAHRSAETSPETQEPETPNLDFAGTTPYEDYVKADVLTHLQHTLSDDPGEMVFLVTTQVMELWFTVIVHEWETAARALREDRPAVAIDALKRSVRELDALNSSWKPLGQLTPAQFNSYRSALGEGSGFQSAMYRRMEFLLAEKSASMLVPHRGAPRVHAELEKALHEPSLYDEVLRFLARHGCAIPQAVLKRDVSQKYEPSPAVEAAWTAIYAGDQNSELARLGEALTDVAELVWRWRNDHLVATRRAMGAKAGTGGSAGVAWLEKRAQKNVFPELWTARSHV
- a CDS encoding MFS transporter; amino-acid sequence: MPDVRMASPQGKWILLTTVLGSSMAMLDSTVVNVALPRIGEDLDANLSALQWTVNAYTLALAGLILLGGSLGDRYGRRKIFVIGVVWFAAASLLCGLAPNAGFLIAARTFQGIGGALLTPGSLALIQASFHPDDRARAVGLWSGFGGIGAAIGPFLGGWLVDGPGWRWVFLLNVPLALLCVPIALRHVPESGGESKHGRFDVLGAALGALSLALVTYALIEARDGSLVIAVTAVAGVAAGIAFLYVEKRRPDPMMPLDIFASRQFTAVNLVTVCVYAALGGFFFLAALQLQVVSGYSALQAGTALLPTTVLMLLFSARSGALADKIGPRIPLTVGPLVSAAGLLLMLRVGPDASYVADVLPAVFVFGLGLVTLVAPLTATVLASVNVARAGLASGINNAAARAAGLIAVAALPLLAGMSEEAYRSPDAFDSAFGRAMLWCAGTLVVGSAIAFATVRTLPPDCRKPECLHHGSITSPPLEGVRSRSRLAGEGEG
- a CDS encoding DUF3151 domain-containing protein; translation: MAIHENLLGGPPPTHLPDDPEPRELLAGGTAPADVAAKYPTSSLAWAQLADEAFERGSVVESYAYARTGYHRGLDALRRSGWKGHGPVPWEHEPNRGFLRALHALARAAGTIGEQEEYERCSQFLKDSSPTAAQTLG